The following proteins are co-located in the Hevea brasiliensis isolate MT/VB/25A 57/8 chromosome 11, ASM3005281v1, whole genome shotgun sequence genome:
- the LOC110643213 gene encoding trafficking protein particle complex II-specific subunit 120 homolog isoform X1 has product MEPDVSIETSCMIRIAILPVGPVPPRILCDYYSMFLRHHTISLSAISSFYTEHQKSPFANQPWDNGSLRFKFILGGSPPSPWEDFQSNRKILSVIGVCHCPSSPDLNSIVDQFSVACKSYASALVTRCFAFCPCDSQLEDGGKKGENLRLFPPADRQTLEIHLQTMMQEIAASLLMEFEKWVLRAESAGTILKTPLDSQASLSSEEVIKAKKRRLARAQKTMGDYCLMAGSPIDANAHYSTALELARLTADFFWYAGALEGSICALLIDQMGQKDAVFEDEVRYRYISVISHYKKSFTPDNAQRVSPLSFELEATLKLARFLCRRGFTKDVVELLTSAADGAKSLIDASDRLILYVEIARLFGSLGYQRKAAFFSRQVVQLYMQQENRFAAMSAMQVLAMTTKAYRVQSRASFSNYPHSSKEIESSHADSGKMHHQSVVSLFESQWSTLQMVVLREILLAAVRAGDPLAAWSAAARLLRSYYPLITPAGQNGLASALTKSAQRLPSGTRCADPALPFVRLYSFPPYPCQMDIVKRNPAREDWWAGSAPSGPFIYTPFSKGEPNDSSKQELIWIVGEPVQVLVELANPCGFDLRVDSIYLSVHSGNFDAFPVSVDLLPNSSKVITLSGIPTSVGSVTIPGCTVHCFGVISEHLFGDVDNLLLGAAQGLVLSDPFRCCGSPRPRNVLVPNISVVPPIPLLVSHVVGGDGSIVLYEGEIRDVWISLANAGIVPVEQAHISLSGKNQDSVVSIPYETLKSALPLKPGAEVILPVTLKAWQHGPVDPDITGGKLASGSMGRQLKDGSSPTLLIHYAGPLTDSGDPPTKESVFPPGRRLVVPLHICVLQGLSFVKACLLSMEIPAHVGLNLPEPVHVETNGSKEAVGSKSKMDGLLKIDPFRGSWGLRFLELELSNPTDVVFEISVSVQLDSCEDKLDNLSAVQDATEYCCPKTRIDRDHSARVLIPLEHFKLPILDGSFFMKDFQPDGVGRNSSFSEKNAKAELNASIKNLISRIKVRWQSGRNSSGELNMKDAIQAALQTSVVDVLLPDPLTFSFRLVRNSVPQESDMPDDSGHEGSVMAYDMTPMEVIVRNNTKEIIRMSLSIACRDVAGENCFEGTKATVLWAGVLNGIAMEVPPLQESKHSFSLHFLVPGEYTLVAAAVIEEANDVLRTRAKTDSVDEPIFCRGPPFHIRVIGTA; this is encoded by the exons ATGGAGCCAGACGTAAGCATCGAGACATCCTGCATGATCCGCATCGCAATCCTCCCAGTAGGTCCGGTCCCGCCCCGCATTCTGTGCGACTACTACTCCATGTTCCTGCGTCACCATACGATTTCTCTCTCTGCCATCAGTTCCTTCTACACGGAGCACCAGAAATCCCCTTTCGCCAATCAGCCATGGGACAACGGCTCTCTTCGATTCAAGTTCATACTCGGAGGGTCCCCTCCCAGCCCCTGGGAGGATTTCCAGTCGAATCGCAAGATCCTTTCCGTCATAGGCGTTTGCCACTGCCCGTCCTCGCCTGATCTCAATTCCATCGTCGATCAGTTTAGCGTCGCCTGTAAAAGTTACGCATCTGCGCTGGTGACGCGGTGTTTCGCTTTCTGCCCCTGTGATTCTCAG CTGGAGGATGGTGGTAAAAagggagagaatctgagattgtTTCCTCCGGCGGACCGCCAAACGTTGGAGATCCATTTGCAAACTATGATGCAAGAAATTGCCGCTTCATTGTTGATGGAATTCGAAAAGTGGGTACTACGGGCGGAATCTGCTGGAACTATTCTCAAGACGCCTTTAGATTCTCAAGCCAGTTTAAGCTCAGAGGAG GTGATCAAGGCCAAAAAGAGAAGACTGGCTCGTGCACAGAAGACAATGGGGGATTACTGTTTGATGGCAGGTTCACCTATTGATGCCAATGCCCACTATTCCACTGCCTTAGAATTAGCTAGATTGACTGCGGATTTCTTCTGGTATGCTGGGGCTTTGGAGGGTAGCATTTGTGCCTTGCTG ATAGACCAAATGGGCCAAAAAGATGCAGTTTTTGAGGATGAGGTCAGGTATCGGTACATTAGTGTGATATCGCATTACAAAAAGTCATTTACACCAGACAATGCTCAAAG AGTTTCACCTTTAAGCTTTGAACTTGAAGCCACTCTGAAATTGGCAAGATTTCTTTGTAG AAGAGGATTCACTAAAGATGTTGTGGAGTTGCTAACCAGTGCTGCAGATGGTGCGAAATCCTTGATAGATGCCAGTGATAGACTCAtattgtatgttgaaatagctCGCTTATTTGGGTCTCTTGGTTATCAGAGGAAAGCTGCCTTTTTCTCAAGGCAGGTAGTCCAGTTGTATATGCAACAAGAAAATAGATTTGCGGCTATGAGTGCTATGCAAGTTTTGGCAATGACCACCAAAGCATATCGTGTTCAGAGTAGAGCGTCCTTCTCCAATTATCCTCATTCAAGT AAGGAGATTGAATCAAGCCATGCTGATAGTGGGAAAATGCATCACCAATCAGTAGTTTCTTTATTTGAGTCTCAGTGGAGCACATTGCAGATGGTTGTACTGCGGGAGATACTGCTGGCTGCTGTTCGTGCAGGAGATCCCCTTGCTGCATGGAGTGCTGCTGCACGGTTACTAAGATCTTATTATCCTTTAATCACACCAGCTGGGCAGAATGGCCTTGCTAGTGCACTTACTAAGTCAGCCCAGAGGTTGCCTTCCGGAACTCGCTGTGCTGATCCAGCCTTACCTTTCGTAAG GTTATATTCCTTTCCTCCCTATCCCTGTCAAATGGACATTGTAAAACGCAATCCAGCAAGAGAAGACTGGTGGGCTGGATCTGCTCCTTCAGGGCCTTTTATATACACACCATTCAGCAAAGGGGAGCCAAATGACAGCAGCAAGCAGGAGCTGATATGGATTGTTGGCGAACCAGTCCAGGTCTTAGTGGAGTTGGCAAATCCATGTGGCTTTGATTTAAGGGTTGATAGTATATACCTATCTGTTCATTCAGGAAATTTTGATGCTTTTCCTGTTAGTGTAGATCTTCTGCCTAATTCATCAAAGGTGATAACCTTATCTGGAATCCCGACTTCTGTGGGGTCAGTAACAATTCCAGGGTGTACTGTTCACTGTTTTGGTGTTATTTCTGAACACCTTTTCGGGGATGTTGATAATCTGCTTCTTGGTGCAGCACAAGGGCTTGTGCTTTCTGATCCTTTCAGATGTTGTGGGTCTCCAAGGCCGAGAAATGTGTTGGTTCCAAATATTTCTGTTGTACCTCCAATTCCATTATTAGTTTCTCATGTTGTAGGTGGTGATGGTTCAATAGTTttatatgaaggtgaaatacGTGATGTCTGGATTAGTCTGGCTAATGCAGGGATAGTTCCAGTTGAACAAGCACATATATCACTCTCTGGTAAAAACCAAGATTCTGTTGTCTCAATACCATATGAAACCTTAAAATCTGCCCTTCCTTTGAAGCCTGGTGCAGAAGTGATCCTACCTGTGACATTGAAAGCCTGGCAGCATGGACCAGTAGACCCTGATATTACTGGTGGTAAGCTTGCCTCTGGAAGTATGGGGAGGCAGTTAAAGGATGGTAGCAGCCCCACATTGTTGATTCATTATGCTG GGCCATTGACAGATTCTGGAGATCCTCCAACAAAAGAATCTGTTTTTCCTCCTGGTAGACGCCTGGTGGTTCCCTTACACATTTGTGTTTTGCAAGGTTTGTCTTTTGTGAAAGCTTGCTTGCTTTCAATGGAAATTCCTGCACATGTTGGCCTAAATCTTCCAGAACCAGTTCATGTTGAGACTAATGGTAGCAAAGAAGCTGTTGGTTCAAAAAGTAAGATGGATGGATTGCTAAAAATTGATCCTTTCAGAGGAAGTTGGGGGCTACGTTTTCTTGAATTAGAATTGTCTAATCCAACTGATGTTGTGTTTGAAATTAGCGTTTCAGTCCAGCTTGACAGCTGCGAAGATAAGTTGGATAACCTTTCTGCTGTTCAAGATGCTACTGAATATTGTTGTCCAAAAACAAGAATTGATAGGGATCATTCTGCGAGGGTTTTAATACCTCTGGAGCATTTTAAGTTGCCCATTCTTGATGGTTCCTTTTTCATGAAGGATTTTCAGCCTGATGGTGTTGGCAGAAATTCGAGCTTCTCAGAAAAGAATGCCAAGGCTGAATTAAATGCTTCAATTAAGAACCTCATTTCCAGGATAAAGGTGAGGTGGCAATCAGGACGAAACAGCTCTGGAGAACTGAATATGAAGGATGCCATACAGGCAGCGCTTCAGACATCTGTTGTGGATGTATTGCTACCAGATCCATTGACATTTAGCTTCAGGCTTGTTAGAAATAGTGTCCCACAAGAATCTGATATGCCCGATGACTCTGGGCATGAAGGTTCTGTGATGGCTTATGACATGACCCCAATGGAGGTCATAGTTCGCAACAACACCAAGGAAATCATTAGGATGAGTCTTAGCATTGCATGCAGGGATGTGGCTGGAGAAAATTGCTTCGAGGGTACAAAGGCCACTGTCCTATGGGCTG GTGTTTTGAATGGGATAGCTATGGAGGTTCCCCCTCTTCAAGAATCTAAGCATTCTTTCTCGTTGCATTTTCTCGTCCCTGGTGAGTATACTCTAGTGGCTGCTGCTGTGATTGAAGAAGCTAATGATGTCCTCAGAACCCGTGCCAAAACTGATTCAGTTGATGAGCCAATATTCTGTCGAGGTCCCCCATTCCATATTCGCGTCATTGGAACTGCTTGA
- the LOC110643213 gene encoding trafficking protein particle complex II-specific subunit 120 homolog isoform X2, with the protein MGDYCLMAGSPIDANAHYSTALELARLTADFFWYAGALEGSICALLIDQMGQKDAVFEDEVRYRYISVISHYKKSFTPDNAQRVSPLSFELEATLKLARFLCRRGFTKDVVELLTSAADGAKSLIDASDRLILYVEIARLFGSLGYQRKAAFFSRQVVQLYMQQENRFAAMSAMQVLAMTTKAYRVQSRASFSNYPHSSKEIESSHADSGKMHHQSVVSLFESQWSTLQMVVLREILLAAVRAGDPLAAWSAAARLLRSYYPLITPAGQNGLASALTKSAQRLPSGTRCADPALPFVRLYSFPPYPCQMDIVKRNPAREDWWAGSAPSGPFIYTPFSKGEPNDSSKQELIWIVGEPVQVLVELANPCGFDLRVDSIYLSVHSGNFDAFPVSVDLLPNSSKVITLSGIPTSVGSVTIPGCTVHCFGVISEHLFGDVDNLLLGAAQGLVLSDPFRCCGSPRPRNVLVPNISVVPPIPLLVSHVVGGDGSIVLYEGEIRDVWISLANAGIVPVEQAHISLSGKNQDSVVSIPYETLKSALPLKPGAEVILPVTLKAWQHGPVDPDITGGKLASGSMGRQLKDGSSPTLLIHYAGPLTDSGDPPTKESVFPPGRRLVVPLHICVLQGLSFVKACLLSMEIPAHVGLNLPEPVHVETNGSKEAVGSKSKMDGLLKIDPFRGSWGLRFLELELSNPTDVVFEISVSVQLDSCEDKLDNLSAVQDATEYCCPKTRIDRDHSARVLIPLEHFKLPILDGSFFMKDFQPDGVGRNSSFSEKNAKAELNASIKNLISRIKVRWQSGRNSSGELNMKDAIQAALQTSVVDVLLPDPLTFSFRLVRNSVPQESDMPDDSGHEGSVMAYDMTPMEVIVRNNTKEIIRMSLSIACRDVAGENCFEGTKATVLWAGVLNGIAMEVPPLQESKHSFSLHFLVPGEYTLVAAAVIEEANDVLRTRAKTDSVDEPIFCRGPPFHIRVIGTA; encoded by the exons ATGGGGGATTACTGTTTGATGGCAGGTTCACCTATTGATGCCAATGCCCACTATTCCACTGCCTTAGAATTAGCTAGATTGACTGCGGATTTCTTCTGGTATGCTGGGGCTTTGGAGGGTAGCATTTGTGCCTTGCTG ATAGACCAAATGGGCCAAAAAGATGCAGTTTTTGAGGATGAGGTCAGGTATCGGTACATTAGTGTGATATCGCATTACAAAAAGTCATTTACACCAGACAATGCTCAAAG AGTTTCACCTTTAAGCTTTGAACTTGAAGCCACTCTGAAATTGGCAAGATTTCTTTGTAG AAGAGGATTCACTAAAGATGTTGTGGAGTTGCTAACCAGTGCTGCAGATGGTGCGAAATCCTTGATAGATGCCAGTGATAGACTCAtattgtatgttgaaatagctCGCTTATTTGGGTCTCTTGGTTATCAGAGGAAAGCTGCCTTTTTCTCAAGGCAGGTAGTCCAGTTGTATATGCAACAAGAAAATAGATTTGCGGCTATGAGTGCTATGCAAGTTTTGGCAATGACCACCAAAGCATATCGTGTTCAGAGTAGAGCGTCCTTCTCCAATTATCCTCATTCAAGT AAGGAGATTGAATCAAGCCATGCTGATAGTGGGAAAATGCATCACCAATCAGTAGTTTCTTTATTTGAGTCTCAGTGGAGCACATTGCAGATGGTTGTACTGCGGGAGATACTGCTGGCTGCTGTTCGTGCAGGAGATCCCCTTGCTGCATGGAGTGCTGCTGCACGGTTACTAAGATCTTATTATCCTTTAATCACACCAGCTGGGCAGAATGGCCTTGCTAGTGCACTTACTAAGTCAGCCCAGAGGTTGCCTTCCGGAACTCGCTGTGCTGATCCAGCCTTACCTTTCGTAAG GTTATATTCCTTTCCTCCCTATCCCTGTCAAATGGACATTGTAAAACGCAATCCAGCAAGAGAAGACTGGTGGGCTGGATCTGCTCCTTCAGGGCCTTTTATATACACACCATTCAGCAAAGGGGAGCCAAATGACAGCAGCAAGCAGGAGCTGATATGGATTGTTGGCGAACCAGTCCAGGTCTTAGTGGAGTTGGCAAATCCATGTGGCTTTGATTTAAGGGTTGATAGTATATACCTATCTGTTCATTCAGGAAATTTTGATGCTTTTCCTGTTAGTGTAGATCTTCTGCCTAATTCATCAAAGGTGATAACCTTATCTGGAATCCCGACTTCTGTGGGGTCAGTAACAATTCCAGGGTGTACTGTTCACTGTTTTGGTGTTATTTCTGAACACCTTTTCGGGGATGTTGATAATCTGCTTCTTGGTGCAGCACAAGGGCTTGTGCTTTCTGATCCTTTCAGATGTTGTGGGTCTCCAAGGCCGAGAAATGTGTTGGTTCCAAATATTTCTGTTGTACCTCCAATTCCATTATTAGTTTCTCATGTTGTAGGTGGTGATGGTTCAATAGTTttatatgaaggtgaaatacGTGATGTCTGGATTAGTCTGGCTAATGCAGGGATAGTTCCAGTTGAACAAGCACATATATCACTCTCTGGTAAAAACCAAGATTCTGTTGTCTCAATACCATATGAAACCTTAAAATCTGCCCTTCCTTTGAAGCCTGGTGCAGAAGTGATCCTACCTGTGACATTGAAAGCCTGGCAGCATGGACCAGTAGACCCTGATATTACTGGTGGTAAGCTTGCCTCTGGAAGTATGGGGAGGCAGTTAAAGGATGGTAGCAGCCCCACATTGTTGATTCATTATGCTG GGCCATTGACAGATTCTGGAGATCCTCCAACAAAAGAATCTGTTTTTCCTCCTGGTAGACGCCTGGTGGTTCCCTTACACATTTGTGTTTTGCAAGGTTTGTCTTTTGTGAAAGCTTGCTTGCTTTCAATGGAAATTCCTGCACATGTTGGCCTAAATCTTCCAGAACCAGTTCATGTTGAGACTAATGGTAGCAAAGAAGCTGTTGGTTCAAAAAGTAAGATGGATGGATTGCTAAAAATTGATCCTTTCAGAGGAAGTTGGGGGCTACGTTTTCTTGAATTAGAATTGTCTAATCCAACTGATGTTGTGTTTGAAATTAGCGTTTCAGTCCAGCTTGACAGCTGCGAAGATAAGTTGGATAACCTTTCTGCTGTTCAAGATGCTACTGAATATTGTTGTCCAAAAACAAGAATTGATAGGGATCATTCTGCGAGGGTTTTAATACCTCTGGAGCATTTTAAGTTGCCCATTCTTGATGGTTCCTTTTTCATGAAGGATTTTCAGCCTGATGGTGTTGGCAGAAATTCGAGCTTCTCAGAAAAGAATGCCAAGGCTGAATTAAATGCTTCAATTAAGAACCTCATTTCCAGGATAAAGGTGAGGTGGCAATCAGGACGAAACAGCTCTGGAGAACTGAATATGAAGGATGCCATACAGGCAGCGCTTCAGACATCTGTTGTGGATGTATTGCTACCAGATCCATTGACATTTAGCTTCAGGCTTGTTAGAAATAGTGTCCCACAAGAATCTGATATGCCCGATGACTCTGGGCATGAAGGTTCTGTGATGGCTTATGACATGACCCCAATGGAGGTCATAGTTCGCAACAACACCAAGGAAATCATTAGGATGAGTCTTAGCATTGCATGCAGGGATGTGGCTGGAGAAAATTGCTTCGAGGGTACAAAGGCCACTGTCCTATGGGCTG GTGTTTTGAATGGGATAGCTATGGAGGTTCCCCCTCTTCAAGAATCTAAGCATTCTTTCTCGTTGCATTTTCTCGTCCCTGGTGAGTATACTCTAGTGGCTGCTGCTGTGATTGAAGAAGCTAATGATGTCCTCAGAACCCGTGCCAAAACTGATTCAGTTGATGAGCCAATATTCTGTCGAGGTCCCCCATTCCATATTCGCGTCATTGGAACTGCTTGA